A single genomic interval of Eptesicus fuscus isolate TK198812 chromosome 10, DD_ASM_mEF_20220401, whole genome shotgun sequence harbors:
- the ASF1A gene encoding histone chaperone ASF1A, producing the protein MAKVQVNNVVVLDNPSPFYNPFQFEITFECIEDLSEDLEWKIIYVGSAESEEYDQVLDSVLVGPVPAGRHMFVFQADAPNPGLIPDADAVGVTVVLITCTYRGQEFIRVGYYVNNEYTETELRENPPVKPDFSKLQRNILASNPRVTRFHINWEDNTEKLEDAESSNPNLQSLLSTDALPSASKGWSTSENSLNVMLESHMDCM; encoded by the exons ATGGCAAAGGTTCAGGTGAACAATGTAGTGGTGCTGGACAACCCGTCTCCTTTCTACAACCCATTCCAGTTCGAGATCACCTTCGAGTGCATCGAGGACCTGTCTGAAG ACCTGGAATGGAAAATTATCTATGTGGGCTCTGCAGAAAGTGAAGAATACGACCAAGTTTTAGACTCTGTTTTAGTGGGCCCTGTTCCTGCGGGAAGGCATATGTTTGTGTTTCAG gCTGATGCACCTAATCCAGGACTCATTCCAGATGCAGATGCCGTAGGTGTGACAGTTGTGCTAATCACATGCACCTATCGAGGTCAAGAATTTATTAGAGTTGGCTATTATGTAAATAATGAATATACTGAGACAGAATTAAGGGAAAATCCACCAGTAAAACCAGACTTTTCTAAG CTTCAAAGGAACATTTTGGCATCTAATCCCAGAGTCACAAGATTCCACATTAACTGGGAAGATAACACAGAAAAACTGGAAGATGCAGAGAGCAGTAATCCAAATCTACAGTCACTTCTTTCAACAGATGCATTACCTTCAGCATCAAAGGGATGGTCCACGTCAGAAAACTCACTAAATGTTATGTTAGAATCCCACATGGACTGCATGTGA